The Candida dubliniensis CD36 chromosome 2, complete sequence genome contains a region encoding:
- a CDS encoding ethanol metabolism and heat shock tolerance protein, putative (Similar to S. cerevisiae SYM1), translating into MPTLFHRYNEILRRYPFRSNMITTGIFFGLGDFFAQQLFPHKTIHKEVNDKGEIIETEQASGYVFARTARALIYGTFFFAPISVLWHGKTLPKIKNPLINFLKRKKMEQIPHEKKKLHFYDSVFRLGVDQLIFPGLIWIPLYNTVMVLLAQHENPFDVIANKLHNNWWTVLQASWTVWPGFQLFNLYFIPVHLRIVASNIWATGWNGFLSFVHNTKGHGKGSGRKIEELVDIEDDAQEITMVYD; encoded by the coding sequence ATGCCAACTTTATTCCATCGATACAATGAGATTTTACGAAGATATCCATTTCGAAGTAATATGATCACCACCGGAATTTTCTTCGGTTTAGGAGATTTCTTTGCTCAGCAATTATTTCCTCATAAAACCATCCATAAAGAAGTCAACGACAAGGGAGAAATCATTGAAACTGAACAAGCGTCTGGTTATGTGTTTGCTCGTACCGCCAGAGCATTAATTTACGGaacttttttctttgctCCAATAAGTGTTCTTTGGCATGGTAAAACATTACCCAAGATTAAAAACCcattgattaattttttgaaacgCAAGAAAATGGAACAAATCCCtcatgaaaagaaaaaattgcaTTTTTATGATAGTGTTTTCCGATTGGGAGtggatcaattgattttccCTGGGTTAATATGGATCCCACTCTATAATACTGTGATGGTATTACTAGCACAACATGAAAACCCATTTGATGTGATTGCCAATAAACTACATAATAATTGGTGGACAGTGTTGCAAGCAAGTTGGACTGTATGGCCAGGgttccaattgtttaatttataCTTTATCCCAGTACATTTGCGTATTGTGGCACTGAATATTTGGGCTACTGGTTGGAATGGATTTTTGAGTTTTGTTCATAATACTAAAGGTCATGGGAAGGGAAGTGGTAGAAAGATTGAAGAATtagttgatattgaagaCGACGCTCAAGAAATCACCATGGTTTATGATTAG
- a CDS encoding de-n-glycosylation protein, putative (Similar to S. cerevisiae PNG1;~In S. cerevisiae, conserved peptide N-glycanase required for deglycosylation of misfolded glycoproteins during proteasome-dependent degradation, localizes to the cytoplasm and nucleus, interacts with the DNA repair protein Rad23p), with product MTPPIKSPSSSSSLIDYEKLSEQLMTAYTKETLQRNLRKFDQHRQQLNQLFNQPVVKSIYSLSDTIDKYRNNHTGLDIVLDTIDLAKIYERLEIRDNTNIDKNLDYDDLLVLELLNYFKNDFFKWVNSPDCTSCGSNKEVQSLGAIKPSSSTTISESEAKIDQISVVEIHECKKCHQRIEFPRINNPVTLLTSRRGRCGEWVNCFMLILQALIGGGDEDSDRIRYVWNQEDHVWCEYYSLSSKRWIHLDPCEGVFDEPLLYCNNWGKKMSYVIGFNHNYIIDLSDKYIVPEKQIPKNSIVNSEKVNFAISYLNSVKQLTYLKTIEQHYQGVDVQEKEKLGLLKVYRNFLVPYNKEIAQIKPESTETTPSSDLPLGRQSGSTEWTKTRGENGES from the coding sequence ATGACACCACCAATCAAGTcaccttcttcttcttcttctctaATTGATTACGAGAAGTTATCTGAACAACTTATGACAGCATACACTAAAGAAACACTACAACGCAATTTGCGAAAGTTCGACCAACACCGCCAACAACTCAATCAACTTTTCAACCAGCCTGTggttaaatcaatatattcATTATCTGATACTATTGATAAATACCGTAACAACCATACTGGATTAGATATTGTTTTGGATACTATTGATTTAGCAAAAATTTATGAACGACTTGAAATAAGAGACAATACCAATATAGATAAAAATTTAGATTATGATGATCTATTAGTACTTGagttattgaattattttaaaaatgatttttttaaatggGTAAATAGTCCTGACTGTACATCTTGTGGTTCTAACAAGGAAGTTCAATCATTAGGAGCAATCaaaccatcatcatcaacaacaatttcgGAATCCGAGGCTAAAATCGATCAAATATCCGTTGTCGAAATCCATGAATGTAAGAAATGTCATCAAAGAATTGAGTTCCCGAGAATAAACAATCCAGTTACATTATTGACTAGTCGTCGTGGAAGATGCGGAGAATGGGTCAATTGTTTCATGTTGATATTACAAGCATTGATCGGTGGTGGCGATGAAGACAGTGATAGAATCAGATATGTGTGGAACCAAGAAGATCATGTTTGGTGTGAATACTATTCATTAAGCTCAAAACGTTGGATACATTTGGATCCTTGTGAAGGTGTTTTTGATGAACCGTTGTTGTACTGCAATAATTGGGGGAAGAAAATGAGTTATGTCATTGGATTCAAtcataattatattattgatttgagtgataaatatattgttCCAGAGAAACAAATCCCCAAGAATTCAATTGTAAATTCCGAAAAAGTGAATTTTGCCATATCATATTTGAACAGTGTCAAACAATTAACCTACCTTAAGACAATTGAACAACATTACCAAGGAGTTGATGTACAAGAGAAGGAAAAATTGGGTTTACTTAAGGTTTATCGTAATTTTCTTGTTCCATATAACAAGGAAATCGCCCAAATAAAACCAGAATCAACAGAAACTACACCATCGTCGGATTTACCATTGGGTAGACAATCGGGATCAACTGAATGGACTAAGACTCGTGGTGAAAATGGAGAATCCTAA
- a CDS encoding trna (guanine-n(1)-)-methyltransferase, putative (Similar to S. cerevisiae TRM10) → MTEQTSEIVADTNPPTPTIPRIKREKPTPEEIEERRKLKQLEVIPEGLSRKQWKRELKKQRWQDTKQEYLEVQREKKRLARQRKRERMKDLDENDELRKAQRIPSRQKTTNNVSVIIDCDFDKLMHDKEIVSLSNQIKSCYSAMRHCKYKLPIQITSFNKRLKQRFETQLHDYHLWQGNIAFTGRSLTEYVTTTLNSESNNNEDNNNTTSSADTINMENLVYLTADTDEEITKLEPNHTYIIGGIVDKNRHKHLCYNKAKELGIKVARLPIGKYIEMNGRHVLVTSHVYELLCKWFENDGDWEKAFNKVLPPRKIKSKSPS, encoded by the coding sequence ATGACAGAACAAACTCTGGAAATTGTGGCAGATACTAATCCGCCCACACCCACAATTCCTCGTATCAAACGAGAAAAACCAACTcctgaagaaattgaagaacgaaggaaattgaaacaactTGAAGTAATTCCAGAAGGATTATCAAGAAAACAATGGAAAcgagaattgaaaaaacaaagatgGCAAGATACAAAACAAGAGTACCTTGAAGTTCAAAGGGAAAAGAAACGACTTGCACGTCAAAGAAAACGAGAAAGGATGAAGGAtcttgatgaaaatgatgagTTACGTAAAGCTCAACGAATTCCATCCCGACAAAAAACAACTAATAATGTATCAGTTATCATTGATTgtgattttgataaattaatgcATGATAAGGAGATTGTATCTCTTtcaaaccaaatcaaatcatgTTATTCAGCCATGAGACATTGTAAATATAAACTCCCCATACAAATCACATCATTCAACAAACGACTCAAGCAAAGGTTTGAAACACAATTACATGATTACCACCTTTGGCAAGGCAATATAGCCTTTACTGGTCGATCCTTGACTGAATATGTTACTACTACCCTTAATTCTgaatcaaacaataatgaagataataataataccacTAGTTCAGCAGATACGATCAACATGGAAAACTTGGTTTATCTTACTGCTGAtactgatgaagaaattactAAATTGGAACCAAACCATACCTATATTATTGGTGGGATAGTCGATAAAAACCGTCATAAACATCTTTGTTATAATAAAGCCAAAGAATTGGGTATAAAAGTGGCAAGATTACCAATTGGTAAATATATAGAGATGAATGGTAGACATGTTTTGGTCACTAGTCATGTCTATGAATTGCTTTGTAAATGGTTTGAAAATGATGGTGATTGGGAAAAAGCGTTCAATAAAGTGTTGCCACCAAGAAAGATCAAACTGAAAAGCCCTTCATAA
- a CDS encoding RTA1-domain protein, putative (Similar to S. cerevisiae RSB1), producing MSEVLNYLSSWTPTSTPTSTTLSSIATSHASKLSQTVASVISDAPTETAWYVLRSLSQAYRGAQASLTIISAEQVLATATDSQVKSKATQAIFDATLNLKDLAMEQNIYGYELNHAANIIYLVVYAIIFAYTIVMCIKSRYWWFNVTFVCGYGLEFIGFLGRVLSFNDTSNRSLYIMQSVCLTIAPAFIMAGVYFLFGQLVVIHGRQYSILKPMWYSYFFITADVVSLLIQAAGGAAASVASTNHEDTSTGTNIMIAGIAAQVAAMTAFLVFWFEFINRLYFKNSRSDLISDCPYGRRSVSNYFKLLLNVKSVRGHRHTHLEKYYNQQFAGIRQIPLFDYMVLAMTIAVIVVYIRCVYRVAELSEGWSGYLFTHEPYLMILDAAMIAIAGLVFIPFHPVWVFGKKNIVKLATIKKNLDEKKYEGVEYTDDLESPEGNPNVAANDVHCLNSKL from the coding sequence ATGAGTGAagttttgaattatttatctTCATGGACCCCAACTTCCACACCTACATCCACTACATTATCGTCAATAGCTACATCCCATGCTTCAAAACTTTCTCAAACTGTTGCTTCAGTAATTTCTGACGCCCCCACTGAAACTGCCTGGTATGTTTTAAGGTCATTGTCACAAGCATATCGTGGTGCTCAAGCTTCATTGACAATCATTTCTGCCGAACAAGTACTAGCTACAGCTACAGACAGTCAAGTAAAATCAAAAGCCACACAAGCGATTTTTGATGCTACTTTAAATCTTAAGGATCTAGCTATGGAACAAAATATTTATGGTTATGAATTAAATCATGCTGCTAATATCATATATTTAGTCGTTTACGCAATAATTTTTGCTTACACAATTGTAATGTGCATTAAATCAAGATATTGGTGGTTTAATGTAACGTTTGTCTGTGGATATGGTTTAGAATTTATTGGGTTTCTAGGACGAGTGTTGTCATTTAATGATACTTCCAATAGGAGTCTTTATATAATGCAATCTGTTTGTTTAACCATTGCTCCAGCATTCATTATGGCAGGTGTATACTTTTTATTTGGACAGTTGGTGGTCATTCATGGACGacaatattcaattttgaaaccAATGTGGTattcttattttttcattactGCAGATGTGGTTTCACTATTGATTCAAGCTGCTGGCGGAGCTGCAGCCTCTGTGGCGTCAACTAATCATGAAGATACTTCAACCGGGACTAACATTATGATAGCTGGTATTGCTGCTCAAGTTGCTGCGATGACCGCTTTCTTGGTGTTTTGGTTTGAGTTTATTAATCGTTTGTATTTTAAGAATTCCCGTTCTGATTTAATTTCGGATTGTCCTTATGGTCGTCGTTCAGTAAGCaattattttaaattattgttaaacGTCAAATCAGTGAGAGGACACCGACATACTCATTTAGAAAAGTACTACAACCAACAATTTGCTGGTATTCGACAAATCccattatttgattatatgGTGCTTGCTATGACAATTGCTGTCATTGTTGTCTATATTCGTTGTGTTTATAGAGTGGCAGAATTATCTGAAGGATGGTCTGGATATTTGTTTACTCACGAGCCATATCTTATGATTTTGGATGCAGCTATGATTGCTATTGCCGGTCTTGTTTTCATTCCCTTCCATCCAGTTTGGGTATTTGgtaaaaagaatattgtCAAGTTGGCAACcattaaaaagaatttagATGAAAAAAAGTATGAAGGGGTTGAGTATACCGATGATCTTGAATCACCGGAAGGCAATCCTAACGTGGCTGCAAATGATGTCCATTGTTTAAATAGTAAGTTATAA
- a CDS encoding RTA1-domain protein, putative (Similar to S. cerevisiae RSB1;~In S. cerevisiae, suppressor of sphingoid long chain base (LCB) sensitivity of an LCB-lyase mutation; putative integral membrane transporter or flippase that may transport LCBs from the cytoplasmic side toward the extracytoplasmic side of the membrane) — translation MDLAAITEWTPTTTATSTTLSTIAATYVPALQSKISDAVHTLTSKGSTIANMDYISASRIIRGAQASLSIISAEQVLETATANNIQAQATQIIWQATENLLDLAWEENVYDIPRLNRTANIIFLVLFAITFAISCLMWIKSRYWWFNVAWTCGTALEFLGYLGRVLSFSDMKKFDYYLLQLIALTLSPVFLMAGIYFLFGQLVVIHGRHYSWLKPLHYSYIFITCDVVSLVIQAVGGGMTAIAAQEYRDANPGTYTMIAGIAFQVFSMSVFLLCWLVFCWNTYFLDVTAKETKQSPYQKKSLVTFIKLLLNGDDANMYKLKVLDKYYNPGYKDLRKRPLYNYYALAITLAVIAVYIRCIYRVVELAQGFSGYLITHEVYIMTLDATMIGICCIIFILFHPHLVMGSSIAIGLRSIAKNKDQETGDNLNKEKINDIVSDNEESTLQGQNVFRGEPNQEYKE, via the coding sequence ATGGATCTTGCAGCAATTACGGAATGGACACCCACCACCACGGCAACTTCAACTACTTTATCAACCATCGCTGCTACATATGTCCCAGCTTTACAATCCAAAATATCCGATGCAGTCCACACATTAACATCCAAGGGATCAACCATTGCTAATATGGATTACATTAGCGCCTCGCGAATAATCCGTGGTGCACAAGCgtcattatcaattatttcaGCGGAACAAGTACTTGAAACAGCCACTGCCAATAATATACAAGCACAAGCGACACAAATCATCTGGCAAGCAACAGAGAACCTCTTGGATTTGGCATGGGAGGAAAATGTTTATGATATACCTCGATTAAATCGTACAGCTAATATAATATTCTTAGTGTTGTTTGCCATTACATTTGCcatttcttgtttaatGTGGATTAAATCCCGATATTGGTGGTTCAATGTGGCTTGGACTTGTGGTACGGCATTAGAATTTCTCGGGTATTTAGGTCGAGTATTGTCATTTAGTgatatgaaaaaatttgattattatcTTTTGCAATTGATTGCCCTTACATTGTCCCCAGTTTTCCTAATGGCAGGGATCTATTTCCTATTTGGGCAATTAGTGGTTATCCATGGTCGACATTATTCATGGTTAAAACCACTACATTATtcatatatttttattacttGTGATGTGGTTTCATTGGTTATTCAAGCAGTTGGAGGTGGTATGACTGCGATAGCTGCTCAAGAATACAGAGATGCTAACCCAGGAACGTATACCATGATTGCTGGTATTGCCTTCCAAGTGTTTTCCATGTCAGTGTTTTTATTATGTTGGCTTGTCTTTTGCTGGAATACCTATTTCCTTGATGTTACTGCCAAAGAAACCAAGCAAAGTCCATATCAAAAGAAATCTTTAGTcacatttattaaattgcTATTGAATGGGGATGATGCCAATATGTACAAGCTTAAAGTGTTGGATAAGTATTATAATCCTGGGTATAAAGATTTACGAAAACGTCCATTGTATAATTATTATGCTCTAGCTATTACATTGGCAGTGATTGCAGTTTATATTCGTTGTATTTACAGGGTTGTCGAATTGGCACAAGGGTTTTCCGGTTATCTAATCACTCATGAGGTGTATATAATGACCTTAGATGCGACAATGATTGGCATTTGTTGTATAATATTCATTCTTTTCCATCCACATCTTGTCATGGGATCAAGTATCGCTATTGGGCTTAGAAGTATTGCGAAAAACAAAGATCAAGAAACAGGGGACAATCttaacaaagaaaaaattaatgacATTGTTAGTGACAATGAAGAATCGACGTTGCAAGGTCAAAATGTTTTCAGGGGTGAACCTAATCAAGAGTACAAGGAGTGA